A stretch of the Chloroflexota bacterium genome encodes the following:
- a CDS encoding DedA family protein, with translation MSDVATALVAWLVLYTYPVAALTVLVGSLGVPLPSAVVVLAAGSITTTGDDSPEISVLFVLILTAAVAGDMASYSIGRWAGHLVLGRWGGRVGVTEERLHGVERRLERWGGLLVLVTRCLLTGLALPTNLVAGASTFPMMKFFLYALVGETIWVAQLLALGWYFGASWVSLLDYLDDVVTVLTTIALAAGLIWLLVRLLRPSPSSAI, from the coding sequence ATGAGTGACGTTGCCACGGCGCTGGTGGCGTGGCTCGTCCTGTACACCTACCCCGTCGCGGCGCTGACGGTCCTGGTCGGCTCGCTGGGCGTGCCGCTCCCGAGCGCCGTGGTGGTGCTGGCGGCCGGCTCGATCACGACCACCGGCGACGACTCGCCGGAGATCAGCGTGCTGTTCGTCCTGATCCTGACGGCGGCGGTCGCCGGAGATATGGCCAGCTACAGCATCGGACGGTGGGCCGGGCACCTAGTGCTCGGGCGCTGGGGCGGGCGTGTGGGCGTCACCGAGGAGCGGCTCCACGGGGTTGAGCGCCGGCTGGAGCGCTGGGGCGGCCTGCTGGTGCTGGTGACGCGCTGCCTGCTGACAGGGCTGGCGCTGCCGACCAATCTCGTGGCCGGCGCGAGCACCTTCCCGATGATGAAATTCTTCCTGTACGCGCTGGTCGGCGAGACGATCTGGGTTGCCCAGTTGTTGGCGCTCGGCTGGTACTTCGGCGCGAGCTGGGTCTCGCTGCTGGACTACCTGGACGACGTCGTCACGGTGCTGACTACCATCGCGCTGGCAGCCGGGCTGATCTGGCTGCTGGTGCGGCTGCTGCGGCCGTCGCCCAGTAGCGCAATCTAG